In Oncorhynchus mykiss isolate Arlee chromosome 32, USDA_OmykA_1.1, whole genome shotgun sequence, the DNA window AGGTCTTGGTTAGGTCTTGGTTAGGTTTTGGTTAGGTCTTGGTTAGGTCTTGGTTAGGTCTTGGTTAGGTTTTGGTTAGGTTTTGGTTAGGTCTTGGTTAGGTCTTGGTTAGGTTTTGGTTAGGACATGGTTAGGTTTTGGTTAGGACATGGTTAGGTCTTGGTTAGGTTTTGGTTAGGCCTTGGTTAGGTCTTGGTTAGGTTTTGGTTAGGCCTTGGTTAGGTCTTGGTTAGGTTTTGGTTAGGCCTTGGTTAGGTTTTGGTTAGGACATGGTTAGGTCTTGGTTAGGTCTTGTAACTTATGCCACCACCAGAACCAGACCATGAAAGACTCTCGGGCTTAAAACTAGCCTGTAACTATGGCCCAGAGTTGTGTATatgctacagtatgtgtgtgtagttgcATATGCAACCCAGGTCTCTCTGAAATGCAGAACGTGAAAATCTATATCAAGACCTGTGAACAGAGTGTCCTTGTTTTGTAATGATGTAATGCACAGCCTCCTTGTAACGATGTAATGCAGAGCCTCCTTGTAACGATGTAATGCAGAGCCTCCTTGTAATTATGTAATGCAGAGCCTCCTTGTAATGATGTAATGCAGAGCCTCCTTGTAACGATGTAATGCAGAGCATAATGTGTGGTACCTTATTGCATGTCACCTGACCAGGATAACCCCTGACCCTTTGTGTAACTCCTGAAAAGCACTTACTAGTTTCCTACAGGGTATTTATCATGTTAACTAGGCTCACGCAGTGCATCGCCCTATAACCAGTATCTATGTGTCTTTCTGTATTGGGATTGtgttttgttaattttttttttgtattattattatttttttacatatattGACAATTGCTACAAACTGAAAATAAAAGCACATATTCTCTGGTATCTTATTGTGATTTTACTGGTTGCCTCCTCCATCAGTAGATCTGAGGAGAAATTTGTATTTGATCCAATGGGCCTATCAGATGAATGGTCTAGCCTGCCTCCTAGTGATCTGTTCTGGAACTGTAGACAGTTGGAGCCACCCCGATTAAACAATACTCAATTTGATGGTGTCAAAGGTCAGAGATCACAGATCTGGGTTGATTTACCCCATCCATAGCTTAGTTTTAGCAGGTTGAGTGAAAGACAGGGGAAGTTAGAGTCAGTAGGGGGCACGCCCAATCCACTATAGTttaacaaaaataaacatatcagcCTTAACCAAATAGGAATTATATAGAGTTTCTGTTTCATATATCAGACAGGGTTTcctggtctgtgtgtctgtctgtgtctgttgttATGGTAACACACTATTTTAAGACTTGGGGTGTGAAACTGATCTGACCTGAGAGTCTACACAAACAAAGACCTAACTATTGCCAGACTGTTTTTgtcttgaaacacacacacactctctctctctctctctctctctctctctcacacacacacatgatgaaATGTGTACACATTTGTTCTCTATAAATGAATATACAGCAATAAGTGGTGTTTCCTCAGgtcaaaaaaaaatatcccaatgcactgccctgtgtagggtgccatctttcggatgcgacgttaaacgggtgtcctgattcTCTGTGgccactaaagatcccatggcacttatcgtaagagtaagggtgttaaccccagtgtcctggctaaattcccaatctgaccatcATGGCCCCCCAATTCACCCCTAGCtcacaattggctcattcatccccctcctttcccttgtaactattccccaggtcgttgctgtacatgagaatgtgttctcagtcaacttacctggtaaaataacggtcaAATATAAATACAATTACAATTTtatgaaaaaaaatgaaaataagatTGATGAACTTCCTGACTTTTTTGTAAAAATACCACGActgtttatttattcattttggaACCAAACACACAAGGGACTTCAACCATTATTTGAAAAGGTATCCATCTTATTTTCATACAGACAAATGGACCATAGGTCTAACTGTCACATTGTCAGGGATGTTGTTACTTACTTGCCTGTAGCACAATACATAGTTGAGTACAAAAGTATAAAAACAACATATAAAACAGATCATTCTAAGTATTTTTCTGCCAACCAGCAGCTATTTTTATTTTCAGGCACATTAGAAATGATATTTTATACACAATTGTACAAAAATGAATGTCTAATACTCTAATATTAGCACCAGATGAAATCAGGTaatattctctttctctctctctctctctctctctctttctctctctccctctttctctctctctctctctctctctctgtctctctctctctctcacacacacacacacacacacacacacacacacaccacacacacacacacacacacacacacacacacacacacacacacacacacacacacacacacacacacacacacacacacacacaggtgcaaggAAATTGGAGAGGAAATGCATGAGGCTTAGAGGAAGTCGAGGAAGTCAGTGGGATTGACTTCCTGTAGAGTCTGGATCAGCACTGATGAGCTCAGCTGTTTGGTCGCCCACAAACACAACCCTGGTCATAACACCACCCTAACTGTGGTTCTGCTGTGGTCATAACACCACCCTAACTGTGTTTCTGCTGTGGTCATAACACCACCCTAACTGTGGTTTTGCTATGGTCATAACACCACCCTAACTGTGGTTCTGCTGTGGTCATAACACCACCCTAACTGTGGTTCTGCTGTGGTCATAACACAGCCCTAACTGTGGCTGTGCTGGGGTCATAACCAGGGCTGCATACCAGGGCCAGATTAATGCAGGGGATTACCGGGGTTGAAGCTCCTTGGCCCAGGGCCGTGGGGGGCCCAAAAggcagcaaaaaaagaaatgcaaaataaaataatgatatactgcatatattatatatacagtatatgctaTATACGTCAAATATATATCATTTTTACTGCGACCGCCaaccagttaaataaaggttcaataaaaaaatttaaaaaataaaacacaggaCGATTCAGGAGCCGGCTCTCAAGGAGAGTAGACAGCCTGATGCTGCTCTGATAATCGTCAGATGGGGGAGAGGAATAGGTAGGGGGGCACATGTGGATAACTGGGGGGCCCTGCCTTGATTGGTAACTGcataataaatacatgtgactggCCAATTAGGGCGCCCAAGAGGCAATCATTtaaatgtatataataatattaATTGTTTTGCTATtatttgtttattattattttagccAAGTGTCTTAAAAGGGTGTTTGGCCACCatgagctgccagaacagcttcaatgctcaTTGGCATAGAGTCTATAAGTGgacctaaaccatgccaggaaaatgcaCCCACAGCATGACATATTATTTGTagccctcatttactcaagtgtttcctttattttggcagttactggTTGCCTACAGTTGGGAAGGCCGCGATTTGGCCAGCATGCGCGCGCAAATATACTACTTGTTGCGTTTGTGGCCATAGACAAATAATCCACAGAGTTTTGGGACCTCTTACCCTGGCAATTGGACTATTCAACTGATGGGTACACTAGCAATGGCTGCAAGTCCTGATTTGAATGTACATTTCTATGGATTGTATTACTATGGTTGGTTGTAGCTGTCTGTTTGACTTTTGCAAATTTCAAAAGACAATTGCAGGAAAAATGTcaagtttggaaagcaaatgcataccactgaaaagagaagactagtCTATCTGTAGAACCAATAGAACAACTCCCAGCAACAGCAGCAATGTTTTTCAAAGTAGCTCATCTTGAGATAAGCTGTTGCCAAGAGGAGAGCATCGGCCATCACCATGAGTAGTATCTTATGGCTACATCTTCATCATTAGGTGAGTCAGTGTGGCACTGGACATGtcatttagtagcctactgtagcctataatatatacatatatacatatatattgtcTCCTAATATTGTACAATGTGTGTGTTGCTTCATTGGTCGGGGCTGTTGTTTGTTTGAATTCAAGACCAGATTGATCTCAGTTTGACAGTGTTAGAGTAGCCACTAATTTAggtcatttgtgtggtattaacAAATATTCAGCTAATGTCTTTTATCATGTAAAtgacgtagaattgcatgaaatgagttTCGTAAAAGGCAAAAAAATGATTGAGACCTGCTAACAGATGTGGAAATCCTAAAAACGTCTCTGCACAACTGTAGCCTATGTCACATGACAAATGTTATTATGGCTTTATTATGAGAGGGATTTCTCTGCACCAAGATGCATCCAATTGCATCTTGGCGCAGGGACTTGTTTACAGCATAAGATGGTGTGctgggaagagtgtgtgtgtgtgtgtgtgtgtgtgtgtgtgtgtgtgtgtgtgtgtgtgtgtgtgtgtgtgtgtgtgtgtgtgtgtgtgtgtggtcataaCACCCTGGCTGTGGTCCTGCTATTGTGGTGAAGTGCCCTACAGTGCAGGTTCAAATCCAGTCCagttctgtttctgtctctgcagCACCTCAGACATCCTCCTGAGGATGTTCCTTCCTTGTAATGGTATCTTGGTGTTCTCATGTTCTAGATAAGGGTTCTACTTTTGGATTGTCTAATGGCTCACAATAACATGAATAGTATATATTGGTCACACAGAGCAATTGTTTTTCAtgttctacactcttagaaaacgagttccaaaggggttctttggctgtctccACGGGACAACCCTTTTTTGTTCTAGGTAGCActgttttttctaagagtgtatgtctCTAGGGTTCTACTAATCACAAAACCTCTGCATGTTGCTGTTGTCTCTACGGGTGGGGCTGTTGTCAAGGAAACGGTCGCAGGAGAACTCAATGAGGTCTCCCCCTTCCTCCAGGGTTCCGAGCCGTGGTTGCCGGCTGCTCTGGAAACTGGTAAAGTCAGTCGACACAGCCGCCGTCGTTGCCATAGAGCCGCGGAACGGTCGCCGCGTGGAGTACATGTGACGCACATGCACCGCCGACTTCCTCCTTTTCAGCTTCCGCATCAAAGTCTGCCCTAGCCAGGCTCCACCAATCACCAGCAGGAGGATGGCGTTGATGGCCAGCGTTGCAATGGTGACTAGGTGGAGATCGGAAGTCAGTGTCCCTTGGCGACGAGACTCCTCTGGGAGAGTGACCAATCCAGCGCAGTGGTCCCTGGGTGCCACCTGACACACGGCCCCTCCCAccaccccctccacacacaccatgTAGGTGACTTCTGGGCGGAGTTCTCGTAACATCACCGACCGCGCCCCGCCACGGGCATACACATAGCGAGGGAAACGGCCAGATGTCCCGAACCGGTCGAACAGCAAGCGGTAGTGGACCTCGTCTAGTCCCGGTCCGGATCCCGGTGTGAATCGGAGGTGGTGGCGTGTGGTCCAGTGGACTGTGGCCGTGCTGGAGGCGACCTGGTCGACGGTCACGTTGGTGAGAAAGTGACGGTTGAACATACAGGGATCTGTCATTACTGGTAGACCATCCTCCTGACCGCCTCTGAGAAGGTCAAACCGCTCCTCTGAGGTGGTGAGGAGCTCTGTGATTGGTCCACTGAGACGGTTTCCATGGCTATTTTGGCTGTCAAGTGTCTGAGGCACGGTTATGGTTGGGTCCATGGGGTTGATGAGCAAAGGCGCTTGTGTTTGAGGAATACCACGGCCCAGAACGGAACCCCGCCTCCCTTTCTCACGCTTCCCAGCAGAAGGTCGCGACCTGGGGCTAGCGGATATTttcttcctccttttcctgtcCAACGACAGGGATTTGTCCCGCTCCTCTTGCCCTCCCTGTTCCTGATGGATACCTACTTCCtgttctccctcctttctctcctcttcctctctacccctGTTCTCTTCCTCTATTGCCTTCATCTCCACTCCTTCTCTACTCCCAATTCCCCTCTGCTCTTCTACATCCttcctcacctccccctctctcatcatcctctcctccacctccttctccagGACCCCCCCACCTCTGCTCTCCTCAGGCCCAATTTGGGTCTCACACAAGTGGCTCCAATTCTCTTGGGTCTGTAACTGGGAGCTGTTGACATAATCCAGATACTTCCCGTTCAGTGTCGCTGGGTGATGACACTGCACGAAAACAGTCAGCAGCTTCCCTTGAGAGTGCGCCGACGTCATCCACTGTTTCAGCTCGCTCAGGCGGCAGTCACACGTCCAGTTGTTGCCATGGAGATCCAAATCGTAAAGGCGGCTGTTGAGGGCGAAGATGTGACCGGAGAGGCTCGTGAGTCGGTTGTCTTTGAGTTTTAAAACCCTCAGGTGCTTTAGTTTTTTAAAAGCCATCGAGTTCACAGTGGAAATGTGGTTGCGACTAAAGTCCAGCTCCTCAATTTGCTCCAGCGGGTCAAGAAGTCCCGCGGGAATATCTTCCAGCTCGTTCCCATCCATCAGAAACTCTCTCACGCTTGACAGCCCCTTCAAAGCCTCGCTCTCCAACCGGGATATGTTGTTATTGCTGAGGGATAGTTTAGAAAGCTTTTTCAGATTTTGAAAAACGTGGTTTCCGACgtattgtatttcattttcagaGAGCAGCAAGGTAGACAGTGACCTGAGCTGGGAGAACGTAAACACATTACGCACGGCCGCCTGTTTGTTCTGCGCCAGGTTGAGAAAGCGCAGTTTGATGAGCTTGGAAAAGGCATTTCTGTGAATGTGGCTCAGCTGGTTCGATTCTAGATGGAGATAATGCAGATTGGTCAAGCTCTTGAACACAGAGTCCTGTAACAGTTCTATGGCGTTCCCATCCAACCTCAGCCTCACAACGCTCTCTAAGTTACCAAACAGCTCTGGAGTGATATTCTTCATGTTATTGTTATTGCCATACAAAGTTGTCAGTTTTTTCAATGACTGTAACGTTCCTGGAGGTATTGTTGATATCAGATTGTTGCCCAAATACAGCTCCTCCAATTTGGAGAGCTTTTCAAACGCTTTAGGGTGAATGGTCTGTATTTGATTATACTGTAAGTTCAACCGTATAAGATTTCCATACCGAGTGAAGTCGAAGGCAGTGATGTTACCAATGAAGTTTCCCCCGAGGCTGAAGACAAGTACGTCCTCTGGGACCCGCGAGGAGGGCACCTTGGGTACCGCGCGAAGCCCTCGGTTTGTGCAGAGGAGGTGCTGCGCGTGCTGGCAATCGCAGCGCTCCGGACAGAAGCCGCTTGCGGGTGACGGTGAGAGGAGCCCATCACAGGAAAAAAGGACAAAGCAGATGACCGCCACAAAATTACCGGTATCCATTCCCAAACGGCAGTTGGAACAACCTTCTGATGCAGCATTCCCCTTTGTGTTTAAGTGCAGTTACCCCGACTCTCCACTCTCCCTTTCGCGTCTGATATATCCATTATCCACTTGTTGCTCCAAAAAATGGGGAGCGGAAGTTTCTCTGCACAAAGTTTAGTGTGCAGAAGTGTCTGGATCCATGGTTATGCAGCGTTGTCCATATACTAAGTTAATTTGTGCGCTGCGATGTTATGCCGTGTGAGGAACGCTTACCTCCCCAGAATGCTCCATCCCCCAATTGGTCATCTGGTGCAAATTACAGACGTGCACAAAACGCAGGGTTCAGgcgcagagcacacacacacactcacacacacaaatgctcaACCCCTCCCCCGCAACTCCCGTCCCCGCCAAGACCAGATGTGAACAGCGCCTGGCGCACAGGATACAGAGCTGCGCGCGCAAATACGCACAAGCGCgcgcatgaacacacacatgtgtcacacacacacgcgtccTCTGAAACTAATCAAATGCGTGGGAGAAAGGTACGCATATATCTTGTTGTAttcgaggcagagagagagagagacgtgaccGAACCCTTTGACCAAGTTTTCTGCACGCCCCCGCACCACCGGGGGTCGCGAGGCAGGATTCTATACTTGGCATAGAGAAAGCAGACGGGAAGCCTTCCTTCCCACGAGTGTCCCCCTGACTGACTCAGTCCCCCTGACTGACTCCCTCCTCGCACACGGTTCAAAGTGCATAATGGAGCAGTACAGGCAGCCAATCACCTGaggaagaaaagacagagagtgTGGAACTGAGATAACCTAGCTCACACAAAAGAACAACACCTTAAAACTGTGTTACTGCTGTTATTAATACACTTCTACAAGATAGAGAATATTGAAGTAtgagaaaaataaagaaagataTATTGCAGGTCATTTACCCATGCCCTCATCAATGAACACCAGCTAATTCAAGATGGTCGGTCGGGGGGCTATTTCAAACACATATGGTTTACATTATACAAGAGGAATTCAGGTCATGGTGCCTGTGTTAAGACTACAGATCACTGCCAAATCATTGTTTAGGATCTCATCTTGAAAGACGGGGTACAAAGCATGGTCTATGTTCAGTGCAGTGAGCCATGTAGCAGACAGTCATGTAGTGaactgtaggttgtagtctagtcatgtagtggactgtaggctGTAGGTTGTAGTCTAGTCACAGTGAGCCATGTAGCAGACTGTAGGCTGTAGGTTGTAGTCTAGTCACAGTGAACCATGTAGCAGACTGTAGGCTATAGGTTGTAGTCtagtcatgtagtggactgtaggttgtagtgtagtcatgtagCAGACTGTAGGTTACGgtgtagtcatgtagtggactgtaggttgtagtctagtcatgtagtggactgtaggttgtagtgtagTCAAGTAGTAGACTATaggttgtagtgtagtcatgtagtagactgtaggttgtagtgtagtcatgtagtggatgtaggttgtagtgtagtcatgtagtggactgtaggttacggtgtagtcatgtagtagactgtaggttgtagtgtagtcatgtagtggactgttggttgtagtgtagtcatgtagtggacCGTAGGTTACGgtgtagtcatgtagtggactgtaggttgtagtgtagtcatgtagtagactgtagtttgtagtgtagtcatgtagtagactgtaggttgtagtgtagtcatgtagtagactgtaggttgtagtggagtcatgtagtggactgtaggttgtagtgtagtcatgtagtggactgtaggttgtagttTAGTCATGTAGGGGACTGTAGGTTGTATTgtagtcatgtagtggactgtaggttgtagtgtagtcatgtagtagactataggttgtagtgtagtcatgtagtggactgtaggttgcagtgtagtcatgtagtggactgtaggttgtagtggagtcatgtagtggactgtaggttgtagtggaGTCATGTAGTGGACCGTACGTTACGgtgtagtcatgtagtggactgtaggttgtagtctagtcatgtagtggactgtaggttgtagtgtagtcatgtagtagactataggttgtagtgtagtcatgtagtggacaataggttgtagtgtagtcatgtagtggactgtaggttgtagtctagTCACAGTGAGCCATGTAGCAGACTTTATAGGTTGTAGTCTAatcatgtagtggactgtaggttgtagtgtagtcatgtagtggactgtaggttgtagtgtgGTCATGTAGCAGACTGTAGGTTACGgtgtagtcatgtagtggactgtaggttgtagtctagtcatgtagtggactgtTGGTTGTAGTGGAGTCATGTAGTGGACCGTACGTTACGgtgtagtcatgtagtggactgtaagTTGTAGTCtagtcatgtagtggactgtaggttgtagtgtagtcatgtagtagactataggttgtagtgtagtcatgtagtggactgtaggttgtagtgtagtcatgtagtggactgtaggttgtagtgtagtcatgtagtagactataggttgtagtgtagtcatgtagtggactgtaggttgtagtgtagtcatgtagtggactgtaggttgtagtgcAGTCATGTAGTGGACCGTACGTTACGgtgtagtcatgtagtggactgtaggttgcagtgtagtcatgtagtggactgtaggttgtagtttagtcatgtagtggactgtaggttgtagtggagtcatgtagtggactgtaggttgtagtgtagtcatgtagtaGACTTTAGGTTGTAGTGTAGTCATTTAGAAGACTAGGGtgtagtgtagtcatgtagtggactgtagtttgtagtgtagtcatgtagtagactgtagtttgtagtgtagtcatgtagtagactgtaggttgtagtgtagtcatgtagtagactgtaggttgtagtggagtcatgtagtggactgtaggttgtagtgtagtcatttagtagactaggttgtagtgtagtcatgtagtggactgtaggttgtagtctagtcatgtagtggactgtaggttACGGTGTAGCCATGTAgtagactgtaggttgtagtgtagtcatgtagtggactgtagtttgtagtgtagtcatgtagtggactgtaggttgtagtctagtcatgtagtggactgtaggttgtagtgtagtcatgtagtggactgtaggttgtagtctagtcatgtagtggactgtaggttgtagtgtagtcatgtagtggactgtaggttgtagtctagtcatgtagtggactgtaggttgtagtgtagtcatgtagtggactgtaggttgtagtgcAGTCATGTAGTAGACCGTACGTTACGgtgtagtcatgtagtggactgtaggttgtagtgtagtcatgtagtggactgtaggttgtagtgcagtcatgtagtggactgtagtttgtagtgtagtcatgtagtggactgtaggttgtagtggagtcatgtagtggactgtaggttgtagtgtagtcatgtagtggactgtaggttgtagtgtagtcatgtagtggactgtaggttgtagtggagtcatgtagtggactgtagtttgtagtgtagtcatgtagtggactgtacGTTGTATTgtagtcatgtagtggactgtaggttgCAGCgtagtcatgtagtggactgtaggttgtagtggagtcatgtagtggactgtaggttgtagtgtagtcatttagtagactagggtgtagtgtagtcatgtagtggactgtagtttgtagtgtagtcatgtagtagactgtagtttgtagtgtagtcatgtagtagactgtaggttgtagtgtagtcatgtagtagactgtaggttgtagtggaGTCATGTAGTGGACCGTACGTTACGgtgtagtcatgtagtggactgtaggttgtagtctagtcatgtagtggactgtaggttgtagtgtagtcatgtagtagactataggttgtagtgtagtcatgtagtggacaataggttgtagtgtagtcatgtagtggactgtaggttgtagtgtagTCACAGTGAGCCATGTAGCAGACTTTAGGCTATAGGTTGTAGTCTAatcatgtagtggactgtaggttgtagtgtagtcatgtagtggactgtaggttgtagtgtgGTCATGTAGCAGACTGTAGGTTACGgtgtagtcatgtagtggactgtaggttgtagtctagtcatgtagtggactgtTGGTTGTAGTGGAGTCATGTAGTGGACCGTACGTTACGgtgtagtcatgtagtggactgtaggttgtagtctagtcatgtagtggactgtaggttgtagtgtagtcatgtagtagactataggttgtagtgtagtcatgtagtggactgtaggttgtagtttagtcatgtagtggactgtaggttgtagtgtagtcatgtagtggactgtaggttgtagtggaGTCATGTAGTGGACCGTAGGTTACGgtgtagtcatgtagtggactgtaggttgtagtgtagtcatgtagtggactgtaggttgtagtgtagtcatgtagtggactgtaggttgtagtgtagtcatgtagtggactgtaggttgtagtctagTCATGTAGTAGACTCTaggttgtagtgtagtcatgtagtggactgtaggttgcagtgtagtcatgtagtggactgtaggttgtagtgtagtcatgtagtggactgtaggttgtagtgcAGTCATGTAGTGGACCGTACGTTACGgtgtagtcatgtagtggactgtaggttgcagtgtagtcatgtagtggactgtaggttgtagtttagtcatgtagtggactgtaggttgtagtggagtcatgtagtggactgtaggttgtagtgtagtcatgtagtaGACTTTAGGTTGTAGTGTAGTCATTTAGAAGACTAGGGTGTAGTGTAGTCATATAGTGGACTGTAGTttgtagtgtagtcatgtagtagactgtagtttgtagtgtagtcatgtagtagactgtaggttgtagtgtagtcatgtagtagactgtaggttgtagtgtagtcatttagtagactaggttgtagtgtagtcatgtagtggactgtaggttgtagtctagtcatgtagtggactgtaggttacggtgtagtcatgtagtagactgtaggttgtagtgtagtcatgtagtggactgtagtttgtagtgtagtcatgtagtggactgtaggttgtagtctagtcatgtagtggactgtaggttgtagtgtagtcatgtagtggactgtaggttgtagtctagtcatgtagtggactgtaggttgtagtgtagtcatgtagtggactgtaggttgtagtctagtcatgtagtggactgtaggttgtagtgtagtcatgtagtggactgtaggttgtagactagtcatgtagtggactgtaggttgcagtgtagtcatgtagtggactgtaggttgtagtgtagtcatgtagtggactgtaggttgtagtgcagtcatgtagtggactgtaggttgtagtgtagtcatgtagtggactgtaggttgtagtggagtcatgtagtggactgtagtttgtagtgtagtcatgtagtggactgtacgttgtagtgtagtcatgtagtggactgtaggttgCAGCgtagtcatgtagtggactgtaggttgtagtggagtcatgtagtggactgtaggttgtagtgtagtcatttagtagactagggtgtagtgtagtcatgtagtggactgtagtttgtagtgtagtcatgtagtagactgtagtttgtagtgtagtcatgtagtagactgtaggttgtagtgtagtcatgtagtagactgtaggttgtagtggagtcatgtagtggactgtaggttgtagtgtagtcatgtagtagactaggttgtagtgtagtcatgtagtggactgtaggttgtagtctagtcatgtagtggactgtaggttgtagtgtagtcatgtagtggactgtaggttgtagtcttgtcatgtagtggactgtaggttgtagtgtagtcatgtagtggactgtaggttgtagtgtagtcatgtagtggactgtaggttgtagtgtagtcatgtagtagactgtaggttgtagtgtagtcatttagtagactaggttgtagtgtagtcatttagtagactaggttgtagtgtagtc includes these proteins:
- the LOC110487968 gene encoding TLR4 interactor with leucine rich repeats-like — translated: MDTGNFVAVICFVLFSCDGLLSPSPASGFCPERCDCQHAQHLLCTNRGLRAVPKVPSSRVPEDVLVFSLGGNFIGNITAFDFTRYGNLIRLNLQYNQIQTIHPKAFEKLSKLEELYLGNNLISTIPPGTLQSLKKLTTLYGNNNNMKNITPELFGNLESVVRLRLDGNAIELLQDSVFKSLTNLHYLHLESNQLSHIHRNAFSKLIKLRFLNLAQNKQAAVRNVFTFSQLRSLSTLLLSENEIQYVGNHVFQNLKKLSKLSLSNNNISRLESEALKGLSSVREFLMDGNELEDIPAGLLDPLEQIEELDFSRNHISTVNSMAFKKLKHLRVLKLKDNRLTSLSGHIFALNSRLYDLDLHGNNWTCDCRLSELKQWMTSAHSQGKLLTVFVQCHHPATLNGKYLDYVNSSQLQTQENWSHLCETQIGPEESRGGGVLEKEVEERMMREGEVRKDVEEQRGIGSREGVEMKAIEEENRGREEEERKEGEQEVGIHQEQGGQEERDKSLSLDRKRRKKISASPRSRPSAGKREKGRRGSVLGRGIPQTQAPLLINPMDPTITVPQTLDSQNSHGNRLSGPITELLTTSEERFDLLRGGQEDGLPVMTDPCMFNRHFLTNVTVDQVASSTATVHWTTRHHLRFTPGSGPGLDEVHYRLLFDRFGTSGRFPRYVYARGGARSVMLRELRPEVTYMVCVEGVVGGAVCQVAPRDHCAGLVTLPEESRRQGTLTSDLHLVTIATLAINAILLLVIGGAWLGQTLMRKLKRRKSAVHVRHMYSTRRPFRGSMATTAAVSTDFTSFQSSRQPRLGTLEEGGDLIEFSCDRFLDNSPTRRDNSNMQRFCD